One Parashewanella spongiae genomic window, TTTTTTCGATGCTTTTGAGCGTTCACTGTTCTGTGTTGTAACCCGTTTACTTAGATGACTAAGCTTCACTGCTTACGCCTTGAATAGATAAACGCTCAAATAGCATAAAATTTAATCCTGCAAGATAAACAGCCCCTAGTACATATTGACATCTATTTAATCCTCAAAAATGCTACTTAGCTAACAAATTTCGCATTAACTCAAGGGTAATTTGATCCATTCACTGTTGCCAAAATTTTTATGTGTTAAAATAAAATCAAACCATTGGTAAGACCAATTTACCAAAAATTCAAATTGTGGCTAGATAATTCGTACATTTGATAATTAGATGATTTAGTAAGATTAATTTCATCCTAAATTTACTACACAGATATTATTTTTTAGTGTTAATTCCATTGACTTTTTTGAAAATCTCAATGGAATTAGTATTAAATTTTAGAAGGTATTTTTTTATGAAAACCGAACAATCAGAGTTGTATGCCGAAGCTTGGAAAGGCTTGATTTCAGGAAATTGGGAAACTACCGTTGACGTTAGAGATTTTATCCAAAAGAACTATACCCCATACGAAGGCGACGAGGCCTTTTTAGAAGGTGCGACTGAAGCCACGACAAAGTTATGGGAGCAAGTGATGCAAGGCATCACTCAAGAAAACCGTACTCATGCTCCAGTCGATTTCGACACTAAGCTTATTTCAACGATTACTTCTCATGACGCAGGTTACATCAATCAAGAATTAGAAACCATTGTTGGCTTACAAACAGAAGCACCATTAAAACGTGCTCTTCTGCCTAATGGTGGCATTCGTATGGTTGAAGGATCATGCAAAGCCTATGATCGTGAGCTTGATCCTACCGTTAAATACATTTACTCAGAACTACGTAAAACTCACAACCAAGGCGTGTTTGATGTTTACACTCCTGAAATAATGGCTTGTAGAAAATCCGGAGTACTGACTGGTCTACCAGATGCTTATGGACGAGGACGTATTATTGGTGATTATCGCCGTATAGCTTTGTATGGCATAGACTATTTAATGCAAGATAAAATTGCGCAATTCAGCTCACTTCAAGCTGAATTTGAAGCAGGTGATGAACTATCTAACACCATGCAATTGCGTGAAGAAATTTCAGAACAACATCGTGCGCTAGGTCAAATGAAAAAAATGGCTGAGAAATATGGTTTTGATATTTCTCGCCCAGCAAAAAATGCTCAAGAAGCGATTCAATGGACTTACTTTGGTTACCTTGCTGCAGTAAAAAGCCAAAACGGTGCTGCGATGTCACTTGGTCGCACAGCTAGCTTTTTAGATATTTATATCGAGCGTGATATCAAGAATGGTTTGATCACAGAGTTTCAAGCTCAAGAGATGGTCGATCATTTCGTGATGAAACTTCGTATGGTTCGTTTTTTACGTACTCCAGAGTATGATGAATTGTTCTCAGGCGATCCGATTTGGGCAACCGAGTCTATCGGTGGTATGGGGCTTGACGGACGTACTTTAGTTACAAAGAATAGTTTTCGATTCTTAAATACACTCTACACTATGGGAGCAAGTCCTGAGCCAAATATCACAGTGCTTTGGTCAGAAAAACTTCCTGAAACATTCAAAAAATACTGTGCGAAAGTATCTATCGATACCAGCTCAATTCAATACGAAAATGACGACTTAATGCGCCCTGATTTTGAATCAGATGATTACGCCATCGCTTGTTGTGTCAGCCCAATGATCATTGGCAAACATATGCAATTCTTTGGTGCGCGAGCCAATTTAGCAAAGACAATGCTTTATGCTATTAACGGTGGCATTGATGAAAAATCAAAAGTGCAAGTTGCACCAAAATCAGATCCCATCACAAGTGAAGTGCTAGATTATGATGACGTGATGCAGCGCCTCGATGGTCTAATGGAGTGGTTAGCGACACAATATGTAACAGCGCTAAATTCTATCCATTATATGCATGACAAATATAGTTACGAATCCGCTTTAATGGCGCTTCATGAT contains:
- the pflB gene encoding formate C-acetyltransferase, coding for MKTEQSELYAEAWKGLISGNWETTVDVRDFIQKNYTPYEGDEAFLEGATEATTKLWEQVMQGITQENRTHAPVDFDTKLISTITSHDAGYINQELETIVGLQTEAPLKRALLPNGGIRMVEGSCKAYDRELDPTVKYIYSELRKTHNQGVFDVYTPEIMACRKSGVLTGLPDAYGRGRIIGDYRRIALYGIDYLMQDKIAQFSSLQAEFEAGDELSNTMQLREEISEQHRALGQMKKMAEKYGFDISRPAKNAQEAIQWTYFGYLAAVKSQNGAAMSLGRTASFLDIYIERDIKNGLITEFQAQEMVDHFVMKLRMVRFLRTPEYDELFSGDPIWATESIGGMGLDGRTLVTKNSFRFLNTLYTMGASPEPNITVLWSEKLPETFKKYCAKVSIDTSSIQYENDDLMRPDFESDDYAIACCVSPMIIGKHMQFFGARANLAKTMLYAINGGIDEKSKVQVAPKSDPITSEVLDYDDVMQRLDGLMEWLATQYVTALNSIHYMHDKYSYESALMALHDRDVRRTMACGIAGLSIAADSLSAIKYAKVKPIRDENGIAIDFDITGDYPKFGNNDARVDDLACELVERFMAKIRNKKMYRNAIPTQSILTITSNVVYGKKTGNTPDGRQAGAPFAPGANPMHGRDEKGAIASLTSVAKLPFAHAQDGISYTFSIVPNALGKDDSSRRKNLAALMDGYFSHNNMREGGQHLNVNVMNREMLEDAVAHPDKYPQLTIRVSGYAVRFNALTTEQQQDVIARTFTKGM